In Desulfoferula mesophila, the genomic window GCATGCGCGGCGCGCCGGGCGCGGTGGAGAGGGCGTCTTTGGAGCTAGGCGCGGCAAAAGCGAATCTAAGTGTCATTGGTGGCGAGCCTGCGGTGGGCTTCTGCGGCTCGGGCCTGGTGTCGCTGATCAGCTGCCTGCTGAACGCGGGCATCCTGTTGCCCGGCGGAGGTTTTGACCGCGAGCGAGGCAAGGGCCTGGTGCGTTCCGGCGAGCATGGCCTGGAGTTCGTGGCCGCACCCTCCGGGGCCACCGGCCATGGCCGAGACCTGGTGCTCACCAGCAAGGACGTATCCGAGGTGCAGCTGGCCAAGGCGGCCATCCGGGCCGGCGCCGAGGTGCTCATGGCCGAGATGGGGGTGGAGCGCCTTGAGCGGGTGCTGTTGGCCGGGGCCTTCGGCAACTACCTGGACCCCGGCGAGGCCGCCCGAATCGGCCTGTTCCCGCCGGTGGCTTTGGAGCGCATACAGGGGGTAGGCAACGCCGCCGGAGTGGGAGCGGTGATGGCTCTGCTCAGCGACAGGCAACGTCGCCGGGCCGAGAAGCTGGCCCGGGACATGGGATACGTGGAGCTTTCCGGCCACAATTTGTTCCAGGAGCTTTTCGTGGACAGCATGCCCTTTCCCTCTGATGGCTAATCTCTGTCTCTGAAACAAAACGGCCCACCGGCCGGCCTGAACAGGCATGGGACGCGTTAATGACTTTGTTGGAAATCCCGAAGCCGGATATTGATCCCGAACGATTGGCCTTGGCCATCAACCGGGGCCGTCTTAGTGAAACATTGCGGGAAAGCGTGCAAGAGAGTTTGCCCCGAGCCCGGGAGCTTGTTGCGCCCCAGGCGGTTTATGAGCTGTGGGAGGTGGTTGAGACGGGGCCTAACCTGTTACGGGTGAAAACCAGCGACGGCAGATCGGCCACGCTAACGGTGGGCCCCCACGCCGATCTGCTGTCCCCCGCCCGAATGGCGCTTGCCGCAGCCGCCACCATTGGCCAGGCGTTGGACGACGCCGTAAAGCGCCTGAACCAGGAAAATGACCTTTATGGCGCCTATGTGTTGGGTTGCCTGGGCGTGGCCTTTTTGGCGGAGGCGGGAAGGGCGGTGGACCACCTGGCCGAGCAAGAGGCATTACGGAGGGGATGGGGAGTCGGTCCCCGCCTGGCACCGGGCTCCCTGCCCGGCTGGGATTTGCGCGACCAGAAAGTCTTGGCGCAACTGCTCTTGCGCGACCCCGGCCCAATCTCCCTGAACCAGGACGGAGTGCTTATTCCCTTCAAGTCCGTTACCAGCCTTATCGGGATGGGCTTCGGTTACACCTCCGGCCGGGTGGAACGCATCTGCCACATGTGCTCCAAACGCGACGATTGCTGGAGCAATGAAAAGTTCGCTAAAGATGACTAGCCTAAAAGCTCACGACGCCTTCTTACCATAAGGCCCAGACCACGGTGGAGCCTTGGGGCCATTCTTCGGGCCACTGCTCCAGCTTGGGCGCATCGTCCGGCTTTTGTCCGGCCATGAGAGCCAGGATCTGGCTCCGGCTCAGACCGGGAAAGGCCAGCAGGCTCAGCCCCCGGGGCTTGCCTCCGGCGCGCACCCCGGCCTGCTCCACCAAATCGCCGTAACTTTCGGCGAGTTCCTTGGCCTCCTGGGCCAACTCCGGGGCCAGGCCGGGCCACCACTTCTCCCCGTCCACCCTGCGGGCCAGGTGATCCACCTTTTGGCGCAGCAGGTCGAAATCCGCATTGCCCGCCAGCTTGGCGGCGAGGCCCAAAAAGGCCTGATCGTCCAGCTCGGACAGGTCGGGCAGCACCAGGCGGGCCGCCTCCTGGGCCAGGGGGTTGTCCGGCCGGGGGGACATGGGGGCCAAGCCCAAGGGCGACACCGCCCCCGCCGGGGTGCGGAACTCCTTGAGCGGCGGCTGCACCAACTCGTGGGCCCGCTCCAGAAGCAGGCGGGCCGCCGCCCCGCTGGTGGTGGCCAGCCAGCCGGTCTCCTCCCCCAGCCCCTGGGCCAGGGTGGCCCAGGCCTTGAGGCGGCTCTCCAGCAGGTGCTCCTGAGGCAGGGTGTAGTCCACCGGGGCCAGATGGTCCAGCAGCGGGGCGTCATAGTCCACCGGCTGGTAGTCGTCCTGGTCCTGACCCATGGAGTGGCGCAAACGGCTCTCTCCCTGGCGGGCCTGGGACAGGGCCTGCTCCAGCTCGGCCGCTTCCTGGTCCTGGATGTGGGCCAAATGCAACAAAAGGTCGGCCTCTACTCCGGGCAGGCCGGGGTCCTGTTTGCCGTCCGGCCCCTGATAGCCCTTGATGTCGCGCATCACCGAGCGGAAGGTCTCGGGCGGGGCGGGCGGCTCCACGCCCGCCTTAACGGCGTCCACCGAGCTGGAGCCCTGGTGTTGGGCCAGCCACTGCTGCCACTGGCCCAGAAGCTGGGCCGCTTGGCGGGCCGAGGGGTTGTCCGAGCCCGCCGCGCCGGGCTGGCCCGCGGGTTTGAGCATGCGGGCCAGGCTCTCCAGCCCCGGCGGGGTGGCCCGTCCCTCCGCGCCCAGGCTGGGCGGCTCCAATACCTGAAGAGGTGCAAACAAGGGGCACAGGGCGGTCAGGGCGCTGCGCCGCAGGGCGGTGGCCGGGAAAATGAGAGCGCTTAAAGACATGGTAGATATCCCTTTGGCCGGCGGCCCGAACCACGGGGCTCGGCCCGGCAAGGCCGGTGTGGTAATTTAGTCGCTAGTCATTGTCCACTTTAGCGGCCTGCGGGGGCAAGGGGAAGCGAGAACATGGATCAACGCATCTTTGAACAGGGTCTCAGCGTGGAGGCCACCAGCCTGTATCTGCTGCTCAGCGCCCTGGCCGATCAGGGGGTGCCCCTGATTGTGGAGCGGGTGGAGCCCATCTGGAACGCCGATCCCCGGACCTTGGGCCCGTCATTCGCGGAATTGGCCCAAAGAGGCATCGCCCAGCAGGACGCGGCCGGGGCCTGGCATTTGAACCCCGCCAGCCAGTGGAAGCCAGCCTAATTCCTGGCCCACCCCCTAGGCCAGCATCACCAGCCCCTCCAAACCCTTCAGGGCCTCGTACACGTCCAGCACCTGGGCCGAGCTCTCCACCTGGGTGTCGATGGTCACCGCCAGGTACTTGTCCCCGGAGGAGGGCCGCGAACGCACCTCGTCCTTGCCCATTATGGGCCCCAGCACCGACTCGGCCGCCTGGCGCACCTCCTGGGCGAATTCGCCGGAGTTGTAGCCGATCGCCTTGAACATGTACACGCAGGGGAAGTCGTGGTGCTCTTCCAGCTTGCTGAGGGCCTCTCGGCGCTCGGCCGGGGTGGGGCGCTGGATCTCGGAGGTGCATTCGGTCATGGCTGGCCTCGCTGCTCATGAAGTTTGGCATTAAATTCGGAATGTTCGCCTTTGTATTCTATGGGGCGCGCGGGGGGGTGTCAAACCGCGCACAAGCGCTCATTTGCTTGACTTGCCGATTTCTTCCTGCTATTAGACTGCATTCCTAGATTTACACATCCGCGATCCCCCATCACCGAATATCATAATCCGGCAACCATTCACCGGGAGGCCTCATGGCAAAAGGCAAAATCATTATTGACCGGGAAAAGTGCAAGGGCTGCAAGTTATGCGTCTCGGTCTGCCCCAAAGAGTGCATAGCCATCAGTTCCGGTCTCAACGACAAGGGCTATTACCCCGCCGAGTTCAGCCAGGGAGAGGACGGCGACTGCTGCACCGCGTGCACCCTTTGCGCCCTCACCTGCCCTGACATTGCCATTGAGGTGTACCGTGCCTAAGCAATTGATGCGAGGATCCCACGTATTGGGCGAGGCCGCCGTGCGGGCCGGTTGCCGCTATTACTTCGGCTATCCCATCACCCCCCAGAACGAAGTGCCCGAGTACATGTCCGGCCGCCTGATCCAGGTGGGGGGCACCTTCGTGCAGGCCGAGAGCGAGCTGGCCTCCATCAACATGGTCATCGGCGCGGCCATGGCCGGGGCTCGGGTTATGACCACCTCCTCCAGCCCGGGCATCAGCCTGATGCAGGAGGGGCTCAGCTATCTGGCGGGCCTGGAGCTGCCGGCGGTGATCGCCAACGTGGTGCGCGGCGGACCGGGCCTGGGCAACATCGCCCCGGCCCAGAGCGACTATTTTCAGGCTACCCGGGGCGGCGGCCACGGCGACTACCGCACCATCGTGCTGGCTCCGGCCTCTTGCCAGGAGCTGTGCGACCTGACCATCAAGGCCTTTGACCTGGCCGACAAATACCGCAACCCGGTGATGATCATGGGCGACGGCATGATGGGCCAGATGATGGAGCCGGTGGAGTTCCCCGAGCCCATCGACCCGGCCGACCTGCCGGTCAAGGACTGGACCCTCACCGGGGCCAAGGGGCGGCCCAGCCGGGTGATCCTTTCGCTCCTGCTGGCCCCCAAGGTGCTGGAGGACCACAACTTCAAGCTGGTGCGCAAATACGACGCGGTGGTGCGCAACGAGACCGACTGGGAAGAGTACATGCTCGAAGACGCCCGCCAGGTGGTGGTGGCCTACGGCACCGCGGCGCGCATCGCCAAGGGGGCCATCAAGCGGGTGCGCGAGATGGGCCTCAAGGTGGGGCTGCTCAGGCCCAAGACGCTCTGGCCCTTTCCGGAGAAGCCCCTTAAGGAGCTCAGCCGGGTGGTGCGCCAGTTGTTGGTGTTCGAGATGAGCGCCGGGCAGATGGTGGAGGACGTGAAGATGGCCGTGGAGGGCCAGGCCCAGGTGCACCTCTACGGACGCCCCGGCGGGGTGATCCCCACCCCGGACGAGGTGGCCCACCAGATAAGCCACTACTACTATCAAGCCGGGCTGATGGACAGAGATCAGCAGGGCGAGCGGCTGGGAGGCGCGGCATGAAAAAGATATTCGAAGCGCCCAAGAGCCTCAAGGAAAACCTGTTCCACTATTGCCCCGGCTGCGGACACAGCATCATCCACCGCCTGGTGGCCGAGGTGATCGACGAGCTGGGCATCCAGGAGCGCACCATCGGGGTTCCCCCGGCGGGCTGCGCGGTGCTGGCCTACAACTACTTCGACGTGGACACCGGCGAAGCGCCCCACGGCAGGGCCCTGGCCGTGGCCACCGGCCTCAAGCGGGTGCTCAAAGACCACGTGGTCTTCACCTACCAGGGCGACGGCGACATCGCGGCCATCGGCACCGCCGAGAGCATCCACGCCGCCAACCGGGGCGAGAAGGTAACGGCCATCTTCGTCAACAACGGCACCTACGGCATGACCGGCGGCCAGATGGCCCCCACCACCCTGCCCGGCATGGGCTCCACCACCACCCCCGGCGGCCGGGACGTGGTGCGCGACGGCCAGCCCCTGGACCTCACCCAGATGCTGGGCCAGGCCAAGGGCAGCGTGTTTTTGGAGCGGGTGAGCGTGGCCACCCCCAAGCACATCCGCCGGGCCAAGAAGGCCATCAAAAAGGCCTTCCAGGTGCAGTTGGACGGCCTGGGCTTCGCCCTGGTGGAGGTGCTCTCCCCCTGCCCCACCAACTGGAAGATGGACCCGGTGGCCGCCTATGAGTGGACCGACAAGGAGATGACCAAGATCTTCCCCCTGGGGGTGATCAAGGACATCACCGGATACGACAAGGATTAGGAGGCCGCCATGACCAATAAAATGATCTTTGCGGGGTTCGGCGGCCAAGGCGTGTTGCTCATGGGCTACCTCACCGCGCTCACCGCCATGCGTCAGGGCAAGAACGTGACCTATTTGCCCGCCTACGGCGCCGAGGTGCGCGGCGGCACCGCCAACTGCACCGTGGTGGTCAGCGACGAGGAGATCGCCTCGCCGGTGGCCAGCAACCCGGATTATGTTATCGTGATGAACAACCCCAGCCTGGTGCGTTTCGCCAACATGATCGCGCCCGGGGGCATCCTGCTCATCAACTCCTCGCTGGTGCACGGCGAGATCAAGCGCGACGACGTCACCGTGGTGCCGGTCGCCCTGAACGAGTTGGCCCACGAGCTGGGCGAGGATCGCTCGGCCAACGTGATCATGGTGGGGGCCCTGGCCCAAGCCACCGGCGTGTTGACCATCGATGCCCTGAAAGAGGCCCTGGCCGAGACCGGCCTGGGCAAGAAACCCAAGGTGCTGGAACTAAACCGGCGCGCCCTGGAAGTGGGAGCCGATGCCGCCCGCCAGGCGCTGGCCAAGGAGAAGAGCGCATGACCGTCAAGCAGCTCACCATAACCATGCCCAACCAACCGGGCCAGCTGGCCTCGGTCAGCGAGATGCTCGGAGACGCCGGAGTCAACGTCTTGGGGCTGTTCGTGTCCACCTCAACCTCCAGTGGTGACGGCATAATGCGTTTTGTGGTGGACAATCCGGAAAAAGGGGTTAATGTTCTAACAGGACAAGGGCTTGATGTGAAGCAAGAGGATGTGGTGGCAGCTGAAACGCCGCACCACGCCGGGGGTCTCCTGGCAGTGCTCAATCCTCTCAAGCGGGCTCAAGTTAACGTGGATTACATCTACCCTTGCATCCAAACCGGCGAAGCGACGATCTTGATCCTCGGCGTCGGTGATCAGACCAAAGAGGCAATTGAATGTCTTAAAAAAGACTGGATTCGTCTCTACGGTTCTGAACTCTACAACATGTAACCCCAGCATGATGAGACATCAGACTTCCCTCCTACCGTAGAGAACGAAGACAAAAGGGCGCGCCCATCAGGGCGCGCCCTTTTACTTTAGTCCCCAGGCCGAGCTTCCCTTCGTAGCGCTCCGGCTAGCCCCACCCGCTCAGGAAAACTTTTGCCAGATGTGCTTCCAGGCCATGGCCACGTTCAACACCGCGTCGTGCAGCGCCACCCGATCGACCTCGGCCAAGAGCGCCGCGCCCGCTTCGTCTTGTTCGAACAGCGACTCAAAGGGCGCCGGCTCCTGGGAGGCCGGCTTGTAGGGCCACTTGGCTGGCGGGGCGATTACGCTGGCCACCCCGAAGGAGGCGCGGCAGACCAGGACCATCTCTTCCCAGATGTCCCTGGCGCCCAGCTCCGGAATCGTGTCTGCGAATTGCAAGGCGAATTTCTGATCGATGCTTTCCGCCTGGTCGAGGACTTCCTGGGCGTCGGCCTCGTTTTCCATCAGCTTCTTTTCGGTAAAGTAGGTCCCGACTTTCTTGCTCCAGTGCTTCTCCAGTTGCATGTGCAGGCCGTTGTTGTAATCGGAAAGGTCCCGCTCGTCACAGTGGCAGGGCATCAGGGCGTCGGCTGCGAAATGGCTCAGCATGAAGAAAAACAGGGCGATTTGGCCGGAGGAACAGCGTAGCGCCGGTTTGACCTTTTCGATGAAGGCGACCCGGCCGGGCAGAATCTCCTGCACCGGCTGATCGCCCAAGATGAGCATGTCCAGGTTGTTGATGGTCAGGGCCATGGCCCGGTTGGGCAGGTGTTGCCCTGGCGGGGGATCGGCCTTGTAGGGCTGTTTCCACCAATCGCTGTCCAGGATGTCCTCGTGTTCGGCCAGAAAGGCCAGCACCTGGCGCTCAGGCCCGAGCTTTTGGGCCAGCTTTTTTTGTGAGACCACGAAGCGCGACTTCAAAAATCCGTCGTAGGGCCCCATCTTGAAAATGTGGTTCTGGGTTTTGGAGCCGCCCAGCTTGGCGTCGCGCTTGTCGGGTATCCAAGCACCGATGGCCGCCTCCTTGACGTGCGGCCGCAGCAATTCGACAATCCGGGGAACCTGGTTCTCCGCCTCTAGTAAGCGGATGGCCCGGATGGCGATCCAGGCGTGGGTTCTCTGATCCATTACACCCCCCTTTCAATCACCGGTTAATTACTTATCATTTTAAGGGGGCGGCAGGGGCCTGGGGGCATTTTTTTACGACCAGCTGGACGTGATAATCGTTACGCGAACCAGCCATAAGGGACATCGACTAAAGCGTCAGAAATTCCAGCCCCAGAACTTCAGGAAACCCGGCAGGTCGCTGAGGTCCGAACTCTGGCGATACCAGGGCTGCAGGCTGGTGTAAAGGGGGTTGCCCTTCACTCCATAGGCCTTGTCCATGCCCACCGTGCCGTCCAGGCACCACCATCCGATGAACATGGTCTCCCAGGGCTTCCAGGCCCCCTTCACGTGGCCCTCCAAGACCCCGTCCTCATAGAACAGGCTGGTGGTGCCTTGGCCCAG contains:
- a CDS encoding thiamine pyrophosphate-dependent enzyme, giving the protein MKKIFEAPKSLKENLFHYCPGCGHSIIHRLVAEVIDELGIQERTIGVPPAGCAVLAYNYFDVDTGEAPHGRALAVATGLKRVLKDHVVFTYQGDGDIAAIGTAESIHAANRGEKVTAIFVNNGTYGMTGGQMAPTTLPGMGSTTTPGGRDVVRDGQPLDLTQMLGQAKGSVFLERVSVATPKHIRRAKKAIKKAFQVQLDGLGFALVEVLSPCPTNWKMDPVAAYEWTDKEMTKIFPLGVIKDITGYDKD
- a CDS encoding ACT domain-containing protein produces the protein MTVKQLTITMPNQPGQLASVSEMLGDAGVNVLGLFVSTSTSSGDGIMRFVVDNPEKGVNVLTGQGLDVKQEDVVAAETPHHAGGLLAVLNPLKRAQVNVDYIYPCIQTGEATILILGVGDQTKEAIECLKKDWIRLYGSELYNM
- a CDS encoding DUF493 domain-containing protein, whose product is MTECTSEIQRPTPAERREALSKLEEHHDFPCVYMFKAIGYNSGEFAQEVRQAAESVLGPIMGKDEVRSRPSSGDKYLAVTIDTQVESSAQVLDVYEALKGLEGLVMLA
- a CDS encoding 2-oxoacid:acceptor oxidoreductase family protein is translated as MTNKMIFAGFGGQGVLLMGYLTALTAMRQGKNVTYLPAYGAEVRGGTANCTVVVSDEEIASPVASNPDYVIVMNNPSLVRFANMIAPGGILLINSSLVHGEIKRDDVTVVPVALNELAHELGEDRSANVIMVGALAQATGVLTIDALKEALAETGLGKKPKVLELNRRALEVGADAARQALAKEKSA
- a CDS encoding 3-methyl-2-oxobutanoate dehydrogenase subunit VorB, translated to MPKQLMRGSHVLGEAAVRAGCRYYFGYPITPQNEVPEYMSGRLIQVGGTFVQAESELASINMVIGAAMAGARVMTTSSSPGISLMQEGLSYLAGLELPAVIANVVRGGPGLGNIAPAQSDYFQATRGGGHGDYRTIVLAPASCQELCDLTIKAFDLADKYRNPVMIMGDGMMGQMMEPVEFPEPIDPADLPVKDWTLTGAKGRPSRVILSLLLAPKVLEDHNFKLVRKYDAVVRNETDWEEYMLEDARQVVVAYGTAARIAKGAIKRVREMGLKVGLLRPKTLWPFPEKPLKELSRVVRQLLVFEMSAGQMVEDVKMAVEGQAQVHLYGRPGGVIPTPDEVAHQISHYYYQAGLMDRDQQGERLGGAA
- a CDS encoding 4Fe-4S dicluster domain-containing protein, coding for MAKGKIIIDREKCKGCKLCVSVCPKECIAISSGLNDKGYYPAEFSQGEDGDCCTACTLCALTCPDIAIEVYRA